Proteins co-encoded in one Candida albicans SC5314 chromosome 3, complete sequence genomic window:
- the TPT1 gene encoding tRNA 2'-phosphotransferase (tRNA 2'-phosphotransferase; enzyme of tRNA splicing; functionally complements viability of S. cerevisiae tpt1 null mutant): MPPPDKARRDVLISKALSYLLRHGAEKEKLSIDDQGYVKISDVLSHQRLKSLKTTRDDINRIVQENDKKRFTIKDDMICANQGHSLKAVKNDNLTPMTVDELNQLRIYHGTYRTKLPLIKSSGGLSKMNRNHIHFTCEQYSTCSGIRYNANVLIYINASKCIEHGIVFYKSLNNVILTSGDKDGKLSWEFIDRIVGLDGNEINKEQV; the protein is encoded by the coding sequence ATGCCACCACCAGATAAAGCAAGAAGAGACGTTCTCATTTCAAAGGCATTATCATATTTGCTCAGACATGGTGCTGAAAAAGAGAAGCTATCCATTGATGATCAAGGATACGTCAAGATATCTGATGTGTTATCGCATCAGCGACTCAAAAGTTTGAAAACAACCAGAGATGACATCAACAGAATTGTTCAAGAAAATGACAAGAAAAGATTTACCATTAAAGATGACATGATATGTGCCAACCAGGGCCATTCGTTAAAAGCAGTGAAAAATGATAACCTAACTCCAATGACCGTCGACGAGCTCAACCAATTGCGTATTTATCATGGAACTTATAGAACCAAATTGCCATTAATAAAGTCAAGTGGTGGGTTGAGTAAGATGAACAGAAACCATATCCATTTCACCTGTGAGCAATATTCTACATGTTCGGGAATAAGATATAATGCTAATGTGCTAATTTATATCAATGCCTCCAAATGTATTGAGCACGGTATTGTATTCTATAAGAGTTTAAACAATGTGATCTTGACCAGTGGGGATAAGGATGGGAAGCTAAGCTGGGAGTTTATTGATCGCATTGTTGGCCTTGACGGTAATGAAATTAACAAAGAGCAAGTTTAG
- a CDS encoding uncharacterized protein (Protein of unknown function; Hap43-repressed; Spider biofilm induced) gives MFMDNQQQTLVTPRAHTYYPKMHTTPKQHTRSASSSQRTNLAPPASNRSYSQNHLLPNQPTTREPQENSMLTSDNKICQWYCCSCGQSYGSVLYKDDYREVRPNGQPPQKRARSLDSSNYILDSLKYYSQVVYRDHKHVISNASFSAGSSVNSNADTNYFDCKTATTDTEESHSPTITPNTPMLSPLHLNLNHNSFIDYREKIILNIPTRFTCHRCNHMMCPYCLKLRLKDLDTS, from the coding sequence ATGTTTATGGATAATCAACAGCAGACATTAGTAACACCAAGAGCTCACACGTATTATCCTAAAATGCATACAACGCCCAAGCAGCATACGAGATCAGCATCATCTAGCCAGAGAACAAATTTGGCACCACCAGCCTCGAACAGATCATATTCACAAAACCATTTACTAcccaaccaaccaactaCTAGGGAGCCACAAGAGAATTCAATGTTAACTTCAGATAACAAAATATGCCAGTGGTATTGCTGTTCTTGCGGCCAATCTTACGGTTCAGTGCTCTACAAGGATGATTACCGAGAGGTCAGACCCAATGGCCAACCACCCCAGAAACGCGCAAGAAGTTTGGACTCGTCGAATTATATTCTTGATAGCTTAAAGTACTACAGTCAGGTAGTTTACAGAGATCATAAACATGTCATATCGAATGCGTCATTTTCGGCCGGTTCTAGTGTAAATAGCAATGCCGACACAAATTACTTTGATTGCAAAACAGCAACTACTGACACTGAAGAGTCACACAGCCCAACTATAACTCCGAACACACCCATGTTGTCGCCATTACATCTCAACCTTAATCACAACAGCTTTATTGATTACCGAGAAAAGATTATATTGAATATACCTACAAGGTTCACTTGCCATCGCTGTAATCACATGATGTGCCCCTATTGTCTCAAATTGAGATTAAAAGATTTAGATACAAGCTAA
- the BUD21 gene encoding Bud21p (Small-subunit processome component; repressed by prostaglandins) codes for MVLTRSQTHYKQPIKKKFTDDDFSDEEKVSPSLPVQPEDDYSSEEEEEDDDDDDDSDDAPEEESTSKARSDILSEQKRLQQVEAELKKQEREKRKALDLRNTQQQQMKKSKQKSNPSTAPIELPEFLPDDIASIINQPVEESKPRHIRLDEIEASPKLDKKSLLEEKLRLLKAKKKVAIKKGPVHVKIQSFNSKVVPRSESKIVKNRDKWLHRKSVNRK; via the coding sequence ATGGTATTAACTCGAAGTCAGACACATTATAAGCAACctataaagaaaaaatttactGATGACGACTTCAGCGATGAAGAAAAGGTGAGCCCACTGTTACCAGTACAACCAGAGGATGACTATCTgtctgaagaagaagaagaagacgatgacgatgacgatgacTCTGATGATGCCCCAGAAGAGGAAAGTACAAGCAAAGCTAGAAGTGACATTTTATCAGAGCAGAAGAGGTTACAACAGGTTGAAGCCGAAttaaagaaacaagaaagGGAGAAAAGGAAAGCATTGGATTTGCGTAAtacacaacaacagcagaTGAAAAAGagcaaacaaaaaagtaACCCATCAACAGCGCCAATTGAGCTTCCTGAGTTTTTACCCGATGATATTGCATCAATAATTAATCAGCCAGTTGAGGAACTGAAACCAAGGCATATAAGGTTGGATGAAATAGAGGCGTCGCCAAAACTAGATAAAAAGTCATTacttgaagaaaaattgcGACTCTTGAAGGCAAAGAAGAAAGTTGCTATAAAGAAAGGGCCTGTTCATGTTAAAATACAATCGTTCAACAGTAAAGTAGTGCCACGGTCTGAATCAAAGATTGTCAAGAATAGAGATAAATGGTTACATAGGAAAAGCGTCAATAGAAAGTGA
- a CDS encoding DNA-binding SCF ubiquitin ligase subunit (Ortholog(s) have DNA replication origin binding, ubiquitin-protein transferase activity), with protein MEDTSLVDDKINLAILYFKSQNYEKALSTYNVLINQLKNLPRSTIKQIRKSYNLLETPLVGPAIHPKLGSLLDQRAATYEKLNQLASALKDGRELIKLEPIGCKGYLRTGKILYSLDKKVEAYKCYQEGLYIIEKSIKDYNITVPEKLFTSLKTQYKALNIELKRKRTMAETKETTKLVKKTRIRTTDPFAYFPVDILELIFQNIPMNQILKCHTVSKLWYHTLTSIPRLYDFKCRANIALNEFVSGVRLFKKICSYSNSKSVQHVRINHACNKQHLAKMLDILIREQGILPRNLSIMDKNFNLQLLFHLFAKSGWKLLNFQNLESLKIGINCSIKYGHALLNMFKKLKALEIVILVSEKSSLDLIPIQDKLFRRFKDQELEEYGLERLLLVNHPKLLSDNPNPISPQTYSPYPILLNRVFPGLTELTLVSFDFSTTLPQFGEFLMQTPKLEKLYLENNQAINMLIFFQMLVNYKPTFKLQEFTFRESSVVSAISLTEFRLTDLPQLKNLYKLDLYKNCLSVTGFLKMLKIGGKSIRHLNIGHSIYISFVLHSTKMIYLYDILDKCPHLSHLYLNDMDIDQQAMVQINKDLERISCHLQMLDLSFNKIDGVSLIRMFEKCLIVNPIEQMVLHGMDISTDTIQYLIRKKYVNSVSMDTARLKWQAFGVNSWVQERS; from the coding sequence ATGGAAGATACAAGTCTAGTCGACGATAAAATTAATCTAGCTATActatatttcaaatcacaaaattatgaaaaagCACTTAGCACCTACAATGTATTGATAAACCAATTAAAGAATCTACCACGATCTACGATCAAACAAATACGGAAAAGTTATAATCTACTAGAAACCCCTCTAGTAGGTCCAGCAATCCACCCTAAACTAGGTTCTTTACTAGACCAAAGAGCAGCCACCTATGAAAAGTTAAATCAGCTAGCTAGTGCCTTGAAAGATGGGCGTGAACTAATCAAGCTTGAACCGATCGGATGTAAAGGCTATTTACGTACTGGGAAGATATTGTATAGCCTAGATAAAAAAGTGGAGGCATACAAATGTTATCAAGAAGGATTATACATTATCGAGAAAAGCATCAAGGATTATAATATTACTGTACCGGAAAAACTATTCACGTCGTTGAAAACACAGTACAAAGCGTTAAATATCGAATTAAAGAGGAAAAGAACCATGGCTGAAACAAAGGAGACCACTAAACTTGTCAAAAAAACTAGGATACGAACTACTGATCCGTTTGCTTATTTTCCAGTTgatattttggaattgattTTCCAGAATATTCCAATGAACCAAATCTTGAAATGTCACACTGTTTCCAAATTATGGTACCATACACTAACCTCCATTCCTAGGCTCTATGATTTTAAATGCAGAGCAAACATTGCCTTGAACGAGTTTGTTTCGGGGGTACGATTGTTTAAGAAAATATGCTCTTACTCAAACTCCAAGCTGGTTCAACATGTTAGGATTAACCATGCCTGTAACAAACAGCATTTGGCAAAAATGTTAGATATTTTAATACGCGAGCAAGGAATATTGCCGCGAAACCTATCTATAATGGATAAGAATTttaatttacaattattatttcatttatttgcTAAGTCAGGATGGAAGTTGTTGAACTTTCAGAATTTAGAGAGTTTGAAAATAGGGATCAACTGCAGCATAAAGTATGGACATGCCTTGTTGAACATGTTCAAAAAGTTGAAGGCATTGGAAATAGTTATCCTTGTTTCTGAAAAAAGTTCATTGGATTTGATTCCTATTcaagataaattatttagaAGATTCAAAGACCAGGAATTGGAAGAGTATGGGTTAGAACGATTGCTTTTAGTTAATCATCCAAAGCTCTTGAGTGACAATCCCAACCCCATATCACCCCAAACATATAGTCCTTACCCGATATTGTTAAATCGAGTTTTCCCTGGATTGACGGAATTGACTTTGGTGTCATTTGATTTCTCCACCACACTTCCTCAGTTTGGAGAGTTTTTAATGCAAACACCAAAGTTAGAGAAACTATACCTTGAAAATAATCAAGCAATAAATATgctaatttttttccaaatgCTTGTAAATTATAAACCAACGTTCAAATTGCAAGAGTTTACCTTTAGAGAGTCCTCTGTCGTTTCGGCAATCTCGCTAACCGAGTTCCGCCTAACTGACTTACCACAGTTGAAGAACTTATATAAATTGGATTTATACAAGAATTGCCTATCAGTGACAGggtttttgaaaatgctAAAAATTGGTGGCAAATCAATTAGACATTTGAATATTGGCCATTCGATTTACATTTCGTTTGTTCTTCATTCGACAAAGATGATTTATCTATATGATATTTTGGATAAATGTCCACATTTGAGCCATTTGTATCTTAACGACATGGATATTGATCAACAAGCAATGGTACAAATAAATAAGGATTTAGAGAGGATATCGTGCCATCTCCAAATGTTGGATCTTagttttaataaaatcGACGGTGTTAGTTTAATCAGAATGTTTGAGAAATGTCTTATTGTAAATCCTATAGAACAGATGGTTTTACACGGAATGGATATTTCAACAGATACTATACAGTATTTGATTCGCAAGAAGTATGTGAATAGTGTTTCTATGGATACAGCAAGATTAAAATGGCAGGCATTTGGGGTTAATAGTTGGGTGCAAGAAAGGTCGTAG
- a CDS encoding Mn(2+) transporter (Putative Golgi membrane protein with a predicted role in manganese homeostasis; Hap43p-repressed gene; clade-associated gene expression): protein MTLVLIALPLVMFVATFVAGILPLKLTVAQHHLKYLSFLSMGILIGTAMMIILPEGIETISHETTDVASYVGFPILLGFLTMYILDCMFSTNVKAQESSVVESVVGSPITLGLIFHGIIDGISLGSSLASGEVMTLIIFAAIIIHKIPTSFSLSTILLQEGTSDSKLYWHILLFALSSPSACWFTFVLIKLVNAKSNLVIGVLFLYSAGTFLFVVNHVMHEFSSNDFYTLPTSVESDTTTVESHSKISRNELILSLIGILIPTLLSFAKE from the coding sequence ATGACCTTAGTGTTGATAGCGCTCCCGCTAGTTATGTTTGTTGCAACTTTTGTTGCTGGTATACTACCTTTGAAATTAACCGTGGCCCAACACCATTTAAAATACTTGTCTTTCCTAAGTATGGGAATATTAATTGGAACAGCCATGATGATCATTTTGCCTGAAGGAATAGAAACAATAAGCCATGAAACCACAGATGTTGCTCTGTACGTAGGGTTTCCTATTTTGCTTGGATTTTTAACCATGTATATTCTCGATTGTATGTTTTCAACCAATGTCAAAGCCCAGGAGTCATCAGTCGTGGAATCTGTCGTTGGCTCACCCATCACATTGGGTTTGATATTTCATGGGATTATTGACGGAATATCATTAGGATCATCCCTTGCATCAGGAGAGGTAATGACTTTAATCATATTCGCAGCAATCATAATTCATAAAATCCCAACAAGTTTCAGTCTTTCAACAATTCTCCTACAAGAGGGAACATCAGATTCAAAATTGTATTGGcatattttattgtttgcCTTGCTGAGTCCATCTGCATGCTGGTTCACTTTTGTCCTTATAAAATTGGTTAATGCGAAAAGCAACTTGGTGATTGGTGTTTTGTTCTTGTATTCAGCAGGTACATTCTTGTTTGTTGTCAACCATGTCATGCATGAATTTTCATCCAACGATTTCTATACATTACCTACAAGCGTTGAAAGTGACACAACCACAGTGGAATCACATTCtaaaatttcaagaaaCGAACTcattttatcattaatcGGCATCTTAATTCCAACTCTACTTAGTTTTGCAAAAGAATAA
- a CDS encoding uncharacterized protein (Putative patatin-like phospholipase; macrophage-regulated gene; fungal-specific (no human or murine homolog)) produces the protein MSSEVTLVPTVSTTSSDAIIKELFQQYISLHPNDNTTSNNNKQTERTGFSLRSLPIIGNFFPEMDDKKKAINELLEIQKVTTSYREWYDTSLKLDELLGNNAWKSDPKSDIYDYDLIYKNLNEMRRARLNHDYKLLLYYIRTKWIRNIGNMGDANLYRHAYVGTKKLIEEYVRECQLSLEYLVTNDEVNLNDRYLLGMLIQTRKNIGRTALVLSGGSTFGIFHIGVLTTLFEANLLPRIISGSSAGSIVASILCCHNNEETFELLSTITTKKFNIFDVVDCDTSQIQGSFKKVLYYLGHWIKYGTIFDIEGLQDTMIGFLGDLTFREAYNRTGKILNITVSPASVHEQTRLLNYLTAPNCLIWSAVCASCSVPGIFPSCSVYEKNPKTNEIHEWNNDESMKYVDGSVDNDLPITRLSEMFNVDHIIAVQVNPHVVPILRVSVSNIGGQVENDLIYKMKHLLNNVYDFVSCEAIHYLQLLNELDVYKNLSNKMISILSQNYSGDITIIPEYKMSDFVNLFENPDTEFMLDFICRGAKVSWPKVSIIHNHCSVEFALDKAITILRGRIITSANYRITSNSSGVRRSQSYYKPKQQIMNLVTSPVMNDSTQFNTAPATPLKQKQRPLGVQRHHSTSNTISNKHQPRSKRNSMSATDGGQAEAVAAAYSTVGGATTPQKKLLKGISTTALVQLTQGYVSGDSTLVNDDSENSNGPATTTRRGIRKARSSGNIRNNMDYNNADRPVSRSTIDRIPYKNNPYLQQRSKESLESFSKAEEGLSQRKKPNLPSVSRSNSHRNSYIGLNRLKDNNLSKQNNNSYYNLKQLGKGPNNQELINKLEQERKGILKNGNRESIANLELFANSDDDDLCKLELSHDSSLGDDEHSNEKEYTPGDDDDDDDDSDEEDSQSHSDEEEEDYGEKANGSSLKVAFESVEMTNRSESVVDDIDPYFGN, from the coding sequence ATGAGCTCTGAAGTAACGTTGGTACCCACTGTATCAACAACGTCGTCAGACGCCATCATCAAAGAATTATTCCAACAATACATATCGTTACATCCAAACGACAACACTActtccaacaacaacaaacaaacagaGCGTACTGGTTTTTCACTTCGATCGTTACCGATTATAGGTAACTTTTTCCCCGAGATGGACGATAAGAAAAAAGCCATTAATGAGTTATTAGAGATACAAAAAGTGACAACTTCGTATCGAGAATGGTACGATACATCTTTGAAACTAGATGAGTTGTTGGGTAACAATGCATGGAAATCTGATCCGAAAAGCGATATATACGACTATGATTTGATCTACAAAAATCTAAATGAAATGAGGCGAGCCAGATTGAACCACGATTACAAACTACTTTTGTATTACATTAGAACAAAATGGATAAGAAATATAGGTAATATGGGAGATGCAAATTTATACAGACACGCTTATGTGGGAACCAAGAAGTTAATTGAAGAGTATGTTCGAGAGTGTCAATTATCGTTGGAGTATTTGGTCACCAACGACGAAGTCAACTTGAACGATAGGTATTTATTGGGTATGTTGATCCAAACTagaaaaaatattggaCGTACCGCATTGGTGCTTTCAGGAGGTAGCACATTTGGAATATTCCATATCGGTGTGTTGACGACTTTATTTGAAGcaaatttattaccaaGGATTATAAGTGGTTCATCTGCTGGTTCTATTGTGGCAAGTATTTTGTGCTGTcataataatgaagaaacCTTTGAGTTATTGAGCACTattaccaccaaaaaattcaatatttttgatgttgttgactGTGACACCTCCCAAATTCAAGGCTCTTTTAAAAAAGTGTTGTATTATTTGGGTCACTGGATAAAATATGGAActatatttgatattgaaggCTTACAAGATACAATGATTGGGTTTTTAGGTGACTTGACATTCCGGGAGGCGTACAATAGAACAGGGAAAATCTTGAATATTACTGTATCCCCAGCATCTGTACACGAGCAAACACGGTTGTTGAACTATTTGACTGCACCCAACTGTCTAATTTGGTCGGCTGTATGTGCCAGTTGTTCAGTTCCAGGAATATTCCCTTCATGTTCTGTCTACGAGAAAAACCCCAAAACAAACGAAATCCACGAATGGAATAATGACGAGTCTATGAAGTATGTGGACGGATCAGTGGATAATGATTTGCCAATTACGAGATTACTGGAAATGTTTAATGTTGATCATATTATTGCCGTTCAAGTTAACCCACATGTTGTGCCCATATTGAGAGTGTCAGTGAGCAATATAGGTGGTCAAGTCGAAAACGATTTGATATACAAAATGAAACATCTTTTGAATAATGTCTATGATTTTGTTTCGTGTGAAGCAATCCACTATTTGCAATTGCTCAATGAATTGGATGTTTACAAGAATTTGTCTAATAAGATGATATCAATTTTGTCTCAAAACTATTCTGGTGATATCACTATTATTCCTGAATACAAGATGAGCGACtttgttaatttatttgaGAATCCAGATACAGAATTCATGCTTGATTTTATATGCCGTGGAGCCAAAGTGTCGTGGCCCAAAGTGTCTATAATTCATAACCACTGTAGTGTTGAATTTGCGTTGGACAAGGCAATAACGATTTTGAGAGGAAGAATTATTACGTCTGCAAACTATCGAATCACATCCAACAGTAGTGGTGTTAGACGCAGCCAGCTGTACTACAAACCAAAACAGCAAATAATGAACTTGGTTACTTCTCCGGTAATGAATGACAGTACTCAATTCAACACGGCACCAGCAACGCCGCTTAAACAAAAGCAAAGACCACTAGGAGTTCAAAGACACCATTCTACGTCGAATACAATTTCCAATAAACACCAACCAAGATCCAAGAGAAATTCAATGAGTGCCACGGATGGCGGGCAAGCCGAAGCCGTTGCTGCTGCGTACTCAACTGTAGGCGGTGCAACTACTCCTCAGAAAAAGCTTTTAAAAGGGATTTCAACCACAGCACTAGTGCAATTGACACAGGGATACGTTTCTGGAGATTCTACATTGGTAAACGATGATTCAGAAAATTCCAATGGACCAGCAACTACAACTAGACGCGGGATTAGAAAAGCTAGGAGTTCAGGGAATATTAGAAATAATATGGACTACAATAATGCTGATCGTCCAGTATCAAGGCTGACTATTGATAGGATTCCCTATAAAAACAATCCATATTTACAACAAAGATCAAAAGAATCGTTGGAGTCATTCAGTAAGGCCGAGGAAGGTCTAAGTCAAAGGAAGAAACCAAATTTACCAAGTGTATCAAGATCCAATTCCCACCGAAACTCGTATATTGGGTTGAACAGGTTGAAAGATAATAATCTATCAAAGCAGAATAATAATCTGTACTACAACTTAAAGCAGTTAGGTAAAGGTCCCAACAACCAAGAAttgatcaacaaattggaacaagaaagaaaaggaatATTGAAGAACGGTAATCGAGAGAGTATAGCGAATTTGGAGTTGTTTGCTAATAGTGACGATGATGACTTGTGTAAACTCGAATTGTCTCATGACAGTAGTTTAGGTGATGATGAACATAGCAATGAGAAAGAGTATACACCAGgtgatgacgatgacgatgatgatgactcagatgaagaagatagCCAATCTCACAGTGACGAAGAAGAGGAGGATTACGGTGAAAAGGCCAATGGAAGCAGCTTGAAAGTGGCTTTTGAATCTGTGGAGATGACAAACCGTTCAGAGagtgttgttgatgatattgatcCGTATTTTGGTAATTGA
- a CDS encoding uncharacterized protein (Ortholog of Candida albicans WO-1 : CAWG_02376): protein MIGDITTSSSTIVGFVSASKMCNLIPIRKTNCLHVARMYDSILSQPITVSPFLVASLTVKKNPGNPPMSDQERIDPVRKIPCNLENLTSDPNVLTTLWVPSGTFPKRYLNPFLVVKHIRGLVVSSVKCVIVVTLNISVPFATGLFGVLGLLSWVLQVCRWYFPECIKLVENKERLEKGKVF, encoded by the coding sequence ATGATTGGGGATATAACGACTTCCTCATCGACTATAGTGGGGTTTGTCTCGGCATCCAAAATGTGCAACTTAATACCCATTCGGAAAACAAATTGTCTCCATGTTGCTAGAATGTATGATAGTATTCTTTCACAACCCATTACAGTAAGCCCATTTTTGGTTGCATCACTAACAGTCAAGAAGAATCCAGGCAATCCACCAATGTCTGACCAGGAGAGAATTGACCCGGTAAGAAAAATCCCTTGTAACTTAGAAAACTTGACTTCAGACCCAAATGTGTTGACCACTCTCTGGGTTCCCTCTGGCACTTTTCCAAAAAGATACTTGAACCCTTTTCTTGTGGTTAAACATATTAGAGGTCTCGTTGTATCATCTGTCAAATGTGTAATTGTAGTAACTTTAAACATCAGCGTCCCCTTTGCAACTGGACTATTTGGCGTTCTAGGTTTGCTTAGTTGGGTATTGCAAGTGTGTAGGTGGTATTTCCCAGAATGTATAAAActtgttgaaaataaagaacGATTGGAAAAAGGGAAGGtattttga